The Enterobacter asburiae genome window below encodes:
- a CDS encoding YdcY family protein produces the protein MSHLNEVTARVDAAIEESVITHMNELLIELSHDAELSREDRYTQQQRLRTAISHHGKQHKEELDAREEHLTKGGTIL, from the coding sequence ATGTCACATTTAAACGAAGTTACCGCCCGTGTGGACGCCGCTATTGAAGAGAGCGTCATCACCCATATGAATGAACTGCTGATCGAATTAAGCCATGACGCAGAGCTCAGCCGTGAAGATCGCTACACCCAGCAGCAGCGTCTGCGTACCGCGATTTCGCACCACGGTAAGCAGCATAAAGAGGAGTTGGACGCGCGGGAGGAACATCTGACCAAAGGCGGCACCATACTGTAA
- a CDS encoding DMT family transporter, producing the protein MNQSLTLAFLVAAGIGLVVQNTLMVRITQSSSTILIAMLLNSLVGIVLFVSILLLKQGVAGFSELAATVRWWTLIPGLLGSFFVFASISGYQNVGAATTIAVLVASQLIGGLVMDVLRSHGVPLRALIGPVCGAVMLVVGAWLVARRQF; encoded by the coding sequence ATGAATCAGTCACTGACGCTGGCGTTTCTGGTGGCGGCGGGAATAGGTCTGGTGGTGCAAAACACCTTAATGGTGCGTATCACCCAGTCCTCCTCCACCATTCTTATCGCGATGCTGCTGAACTCCCTGGTCGGCATTGTGCTATTTGTCAGCATTCTGCTGCTGAAACAGGGCGTCGCCGGATTCAGCGAGCTGGCCGCAACGGTACGCTGGTGGACGCTTATCCCCGGGCTGCTGGGTTCGTTTTTCGTGTTTGCCAGCATCAGCGGGTATCAGAACGTTGGCGCGGCGACGACTATCGCCGTGCTGGTGGCAAGCCAGCTGATTGGCGGGCTGGTAATGGACGTGCTGAGGAGCCACGGCGTTCCGCTGCGCGCCCTGATTGGCCCGGTATGCGGCGCGGTGATGCTGGTCGTCGGGGCCTGGCTGGTGGCGCGGCGACAGTTTTGA
- a CDS encoding GNAT family N-acetyltransferase: protein MIVRHASKEDCAAIGEIYNHAVLHTAAIWNDKTVDTDNRIAWFEARTLAGYPVLVSEENGVITGYASFGDWRAFDGFRHTVEHSVYVHPDHQGKGIGRTLMVALINEARAIGKHVMVAGIEAQNHASIHLHETLGFVTTGQMPQVGTKFGRWLDLTFMQLQLDERSDPDAIP, encoded by the coding sequence ATGATCGTTCGTCATGCCAGCAAAGAAGACTGCGCCGCGATAGGAGAAATCTACAATCACGCGGTGCTGCATACTGCCGCGATCTGGAACGATAAAACCGTCGATACCGATAACCGAATCGCGTGGTTTGAGGCGCGCACGCTCGCGGGTTACCCGGTTCTGGTGAGTGAAGAAAACGGCGTTATCACCGGTTACGCCTCTTTCGGCGACTGGCGCGCCTTCGACGGTTTCCGTCATACGGTTGAGCATTCGGTCTACGTCCACCCGGACCATCAGGGCAAAGGCATTGGCCGCACGCTGATGGTCGCGCTGATTAACGAGGCCCGCGCCATCGGTAAACACGTAATGGTGGCCGGTATTGAAGCGCAAAACCATGCCTCGATTCACCTCCATGAAACGCTTGGTTTTGTGACCACGGGGCAGATGCCGCAGGTGGGAACCAAGTTTGGCCGCTGGCTGGACTTAACCTTTATGCAGCTGCAGCTGGACGAGCGCAGCGATCCGGACGCCATCCCATGA
- a CDS encoding GntR family transcriptional regulator — protein sequence MLDLDHLEKAQRVSLTMQVEHSLKGALITGSLKPGARLITKEIADKLGTSITPVREALLRLVSSGALHATPAQAFLVPEVTLERYNEINAIRKQLEPMAVAAACQNMSDSKLEALRKLSDAFHEAMRNGNVQQALHANRVFRFTLYQYAEMPTLNALIEQLWVRIGPCMNYLHQELNDIKASTYHYDELLSALERRDVVACQKAIDKVIDEANLLLQRQYFN from the coding sequence ATGCTTGATTTGGACCACTTAGAAAAAGCCCAAAGGGTCAGTCTTACCATGCAAGTTGAACACAGTTTGAAAGGAGCGTTAATTACAGGCTCACTCAAACCTGGGGCACGACTGATTACGAAAGAGATCGCCGATAAATTAGGAACCAGTATTACCCCGGTTCGCGAGGCGCTGTTGCGCCTGGTGTCATCAGGGGCGTTACACGCCACGCCGGCGCAGGCATTTCTGGTTCCGGAGGTCACGCTGGAGCGCTATAACGAGATTAACGCCATTCGCAAGCAGCTTGAGCCGATGGCGGTCGCCGCAGCCTGTCAGAATATGTCTGATAGCAAACTGGAGGCGTTGCGCAAATTGTCAGATGCCTTTCATGAGGCCATGCGCAACGGGAACGTCCAGCAGGCATTGCATGCGAATCGCGTCTTCCGGTTTACGCTGTATCAGTATGCGGAAATGCCAACGCTTAATGCATTAATTGAGCAGCTGTGGGTACGCATCGGGCCCTGTATGAACTATCTGCATCAGGAGCTTAACGACATCAAAGCCTCGACATATCACTATGACGAACTGCTTTCCGCCCTTGAGCGAAGAGATGTTGTTGCCTGCCAGAAGGCGATTGATAAGGTGATTGATGAAGCGAATTTGCTTTTACAGCGACAATATTTTAACTAA
- a CDS encoding NADP-dependent oxidoreductase, which produces MNQPVSQNRRWVLASRPQGAPVAENFRLETQPVPAPAEGQLLLRTVWLSLDPYMRGRMSDAPSYSPPVELGAVMVGGTVSRVEQSNHPDFKPGEWVLGYSGWQEYELSDGSGLVKLGENPSHPSWALGILGMPGFTAYMGLLDIGQPKAGETLVVAAATGPVGATVGQIGKIKGCRVVGVAGGAEKCRHAVEVLGFDLCLDHHAADFAEQLKRACPQGIDVYYENVGGKVFDAVLPLLNTSARVPVCGLVSGYNATGLPEGPDRLPLLMATILKKRIRMQGFIIGQDYGHRIKEFQEAMGRWVQEGKIHYREQITDGLENAPEALIGLLEGRNFGKVVIRVASDNK; this is translated from the coding sequence ATGAATCAACCTGTTTCGCAAAATCGCCGCTGGGTACTGGCCTCTCGTCCACAGGGTGCGCCGGTCGCGGAAAATTTTCGTCTCGAAACGCAGCCTGTTCCCGCCCCTGCTGAGGGACAGCTTTTGCTGCGCACCGTCTGGCTGTCGCTGGACCCTTACATGCGGGGGCGCATGAGCGATGCGCCATCCTATTCACCACCGGTTGAGCTGGGCGCGGTGATGGTGGGGGGAACGGTTAGCCGCGTTGAGCAGTCGAATCATCCCGATTTCAAACCGGGTGAGTGGGTGCTGGGCTACAGCGGCTGGCAGGAATATGAACTCTCGGACGGCAGCGGCCTGGTGAAGCTGGGCGAAAATCCGTCACATCCTTCCTGGGCGCTGGGTATTCTGGGCATGCCGGGCTTTACCGCCTATATGGGGTTGCTGGATATCGGGCAGCCAAAAGCGGGCGAAACGCTGGTGGTCGCCGCGGCGACAGGCCCGGTTGGCGCGACCGTCGGGCAGATCGGTAAAATCAAAGGTTGCCGGGTGGTCGGGGTCGCCGGTGGGGCTGAAAAATGCCGCCATGCCGTTGAGGTCCTCGGGTTTGACCTGTGTCTGGATCACCACGCGGCCGATTTTGCCGAACAGCTGAAACGTGCCTGTCCGCAAGGAATTGACGTCTATTATGAAAACGTCGGCGGGAAAGTATTTGACGCCGTGCTGCCGTTACTGAATACCTCCGCGCGCGTGCCGGTGTGCGGCCTGGTGAGCGGCTACAACGCGACGGGCCTGCCCGAGGGGCCGGATCGCCTGCCGCTCCTGATGGCGACCATCCTGAAGAAACGCATTCGTATGCAGGGCTTTATCATCGGCCAGGATTACGGTCACCGCATTAAGGAGTTCCAGGAAGCGATGGGACGCTGGGTGCAGGAGGGCAAAATTCACTATCGTGAACAGATAACGGACGGGCTGGAGAACGCGCCCGAGGCGCTGATTGGCCTGCTTGAAGGGCGTAACTTCGGCAAAGTCGTGATTCGCGTCGCGAGTGACAATAAATAA
- a CDS encoding helix-turn-helix domain-containing protein gives MNTITDTMNQRISARIRLERESRGWSLSELADRAGVSRAMIHKIERGDSSPTATLLARLSGAFGISMSTLIARAEMQEGKLLRLANQPVWRDPQTHYLRRHVSPRTDLPIDLVQVELPAGSDVPMPASSYALARQLIWLQSGELVFQEGDTRHEMHAGDCLELGPPNDCRFINETNETCIYLVVRLNQSAS, from the coding sequence ATGAACACCATAACAGACACGATGAATCAACGGATTAGCGCAAGAATTCGCCTTGAACGCGAGTCTCGCGGATGGTCCCTGAGCGAGCTTGCTGACCGGGCAGGGGTTTCGCGCGCGATGATCCACAAGATTGAACGCGGAGACAGCAGCCCGACGGCCACCTTGCTTGCTCGCCTGTCTGGTGCGTTTGGCATCAGCATGTCAACGCTTATTGCCCGGGCCGAAATGCAGGAGGGCAAGCTGCTGCGCCTTGCAAACCAGCCCGTCTGGCGAGATCCACAGACGCACTACCTCCGCCGCCATGTTTCTCCCCGCACCGATCTGCCCATCGACCTTGTTCAGGTTGAACTGCCCGCGGGCAGCGATGTTCCGATGCCTGCCTCTTCTTACGCGCTGGCTCGTCAGCTTATCTGGCTCCAGTCCGGCGAGCTGGTGTTCCAGGAGGGCGATACGCGCCACGAAATGCACGCCGGAGACTGTCTCGAGCTGGGGCCGCCAAATGACTGCCGGTTCATCAACGAAACGAATGAAACCTGCATCTATCTGGTTGTACGGCTTAACCAGTCTGCCTCGTAA
- the pqqU gene encoding TonB-dependent receptor PqqU — protein MKIISARKASLPLLLVPVTFAPLTAMSAEEQTMIVSATPQTVSELDTPAAVSVVNGDDMRHAAPRINLSESLGSVPGLQIQNRQNYAQDLQLSMRGFGARSTFGVRGIRMYVDGIPATMPDGQGQTSNIDLSSVESVEVLRGPFSALYGNASGGVININTQSGQQPPTIEASSYYGSYGTWRYGMKATGAMGDGTHAGDVDYTVSTTRFTTKGYRDHSGARKNLANAKLGVRIDDVSKLTLIFNSVDMKANDPGGLSYQEWQNNPRQSPRGDQYNTRKTIKQTQAGLRYDRQLSTQDDLSVMMYAGEREMTQYQSIPYQPQLKASHSGGVIDMQRHYQGIDTRWTHRGELLVPVTFTTGLNYENLSEDRRGYENFVMNNGVPDYGVKGDKRRNERNLMWNVDPYLQTSWQLTQKLSVDAGVRYSSVWFDSNDHYVTPGNGDDSGDASYHKWLPAGSVKYAVTDGWNLYAAAGRGFETPTINELSYRADNQGGLNIGLQPSTNNTYEVGSKTRIGNGLLTAALFRTDTDDEIVVDASSGGRTSYKNAGKTRRQGVEVSLDQQFAENWKLKMAWTYLDATYRTNVCSDADCNGNRMPGIARNMGYASFGWQPEEGWYAGSDVRYMSDIMADDENTAKAPSYTVVGLNTGYKFNYGSWGMDVFGRVDNLFDKEYAGSVIVNESNGRYYEPAPGRNYGVGLSVSYRFE, from the coding sequence ATGAAAATCATTTCTGCCCGTAAGGCTTCTCTCCCGCTGCTGCTGGTTCCCGTTACTTTCGCGCCGCTAACCGCAATGAGCGCGGAGGAACAGACCATGATCGTCAGCGCCACGCCGCAAACCGTATCGGAGCTGGATACCCCGGCCGCGGTCAGCGTCGTCAATGGCGATGACATGCGCCACGCCGCCCCGCGCATCAACCTGTCTGAATCTCTGGGCAGCGTCCCGGGACTGCAAATTCAGAACCGCCAGAACTATGCCCAGGATCTCCAGCTTTCAATGCGCGGGTTTGGTGCCCGCTCAACGTTTGGCGTGCGCGGTATCCGTATGTATGTCGACGGTATCCCTGCCACCATGCCGGACGGACAGGGCCAGACGTCCAACATCGATCTCTCCAGCGTTGAGAGCGTTGAAGTGCTGCGCGGCCCCTTCTCAGCCCTGTACGGCAACGCCTCCGGCGGCGTGATTAACATAAACACCCAGAGCGGGCAGCAGCCGCCGACCATTGAAGCCAGCAGCTATTACGGCAGCTACGGTACCTGGCGCTACGGCATGAAGGCCACCGGCGCGATGGGTGACGGCACCCACGCGGGCGATGTGGATTACACCGTTTCCACCACCCGTTTCACCACCAAAGGCTACCGCGACCACAGCGGCGCGCGGAAGAACCTCGCTAACGCCAAGCTGGGCGTGCGCATTGACGACGTCAGCAAGCTGACGCTGATTTTTAACAGCGTGGACATGAAGGCCAACGATCCGGGCGGGCTGAGCTATCAGGAGTGGCAGAACAATCCGCGTCAGTCTCCGCGCGGCGATCAGTACAACACCCGCAAGACCATCAAACAGACCCAGGCCGGTCTGCGCTACGATCGTCAGCTCAGCACCCAGGACGACCTCAGCGTGATGATGTACGCCGGCGAGCGTGAAATGACGCAGTACCAGTCGATTCCGTATCAGCCGCAGCTAAAAGCCTCCCACTCCGGCGGCGTGATTGATATGCAGCGTCATTATCAGGGTATCGATACCCGCTGGACGCACCGTGGCGAGCTGCTGGTGCCGGTGACGTTTACTACCGGCCTGAACTACGAAAACCTGAGCGAAGATCGTCGCGGATACGAGAACTTCGTGATGAACAACGGCGTGCCGGATTACGGCGTGAAGGGTGACAAGCGTCGAAACGAACGTAACCTGATGTGGAACGTTGACCCTTACCTGCAAACCAGCTGGCAGCTGACGCAGAAACTGTCGGTGGATGCGGGGGTGCGCTACAGCTCGGTGTGGTTTGATTCCAACGACCATTACGTTACGCCGGGCAACGGTGACGACAGCGGTGACGCGAGCTATCACAAGTGGCTCCCGGCCGGTTCCGTGAAGTATGCGGTGACGGACGGATGGAACCTCTACGCTGCCGCAGGTCGTGGATTCGAAACGCCAACCATCAACGAACTCTCCTATCGTGCCGATAACCAGGGCGGCCTGAACATCGGCCTGCAGCCGTCCACCAACAACACGTATGAAGTGGGCAGCAAAACCCGCATCGGCAATGGCCTGCTGACCGCGGCGCTGTTCCGCACCGATACGGATGATGAGATCGTGGTGGATGCCAGCTCTGGCGGGCGTACCAGCTATAAAAATGCCGGTAAAACCCGTCGTCAGGGGGTGGAAGTCTCCCTCGACCAGCAGTTTGCTGAGAACTGGAAGCTGAAGATGGCATGGACGTATCTGGATGCCACTTACCGGACTAACGTGTGCAGCGACGCAGACTGTAACGGTAATCGTATGCCAGGCATTGCCCGCAACATGGGTTACGCCTCGTTTGGCTGGCAGCCAGAGGAAGGTTGGTACGCGGGCTCAGACGTGCGCTACATGAGCGATATCATGGCCGACGACGAAAATACGGCGAAAGCGCCGTCTTATACGGTGGTCGGGCTGAACACCGGGTACAAATTCAACTACGGCAGCTGGGGCATGGATGTCTTTGGCCGCGTCGATAACCTGTTCGATAAAGAGTACGCGGGCTCGGTTATTGTCAACGAGTCTAACGGTCGTTATTACGAGCCTGCACCAGGCCGCAACTACGGGGTCGGGCTGTCGGTCTCTTATCGCTTCGAGTAA